One window of Trifolium pratense cultivar HEN17-A07 linkage group LG5, ARS_RC_1.1, whole genome shotgun sequence genomic DNA carries:
- the LOC123883192 gene encoding uncharacterized protein LOC123883192, with protein MLRLTKLKPLSQPPSSLSSSAHQLLQRCSVSRTAKGKGKAGQTLKRSKVTTRKPGSEPTPGIPTGSKEKQERERLYDQCLNAPTPLRFLKPKQREREAERERLGLISKDRQRELDMMKKKNQKYWVSEKPIIIGTPGLDYITLGLVDAEKLPKYELTAEDGKKLAKEYSRVLMKKHRARQAAESTLLRLKKEAIEALPGGLKEAALVPDLTPFPVNRVMASLTPPIEGYIEKIREAANRISGKEKIR; from the coding sequence ATGCTTCGTCTTACAAAGCTAAAACCACTGTCACAACCACCATCATCACTCTCTTCTTCCGCTCACCAACTCCTCCAACGCTGTTCCGTCAGCCGAACCgcaaaaggaaaaggaaaagcAGGCCAAACCCTAAAACGTTCCAAAGTAACAACCAGAAAACCCGGATCCGAACCCACACCCGGAATCCCAACCGGATCAAAGGAAAAACAAGAACGCGAACGTCTCTACGATCAATGCCTCAACGCACCAACACCACTTCGTTTTCTTAAACCAAAACAACGTGAACGTGAAGCAGAACGTGAAAGATTAGGGTTAATTAGCAAAGATCGTCAACGAGAACTTGatatgatgaagaaaaaaaatcagaaatatTGGGTTTCTGAGAAACCTATAATTATTGGAACACCTGGATTGGATTATATAACATTAGGTTTAGTTGATGCTGAGAAATTGCCCAAGTATGAATTGACGGCGGAAGATGGGAAGAAATTGGCCAAGGAGTATAGTAGGGTTTTGATGAAGAAGCATAGGGCAAGACAAGCGGCCGAATCGACGCTTTTGAGGTTGAAAAAGGAGGCTATTGAAGCTTTGCCTGGAGGTTTGAAGGAGGCTGCTTTGGTTCCTGATTTGACGCCTTTTCCGGTTAATCGGGTTATGGCTAGTTTGACTCCTCCTATTGAGGGTTATATTGAGAAAATTAGGGAAGCTGCTAATAGGATCAGTGGAAAAGAGAAGATTAGATAG